In one window of uncultured Acetobacteroides sp. DNA:
- the argS gene encoding arginine--tRNA ligase has translation MNVESIISDWCLAGAQALYGNEIAASHIQIQKTKKDFEGDYTLIVFPFVKLARKSPEAIGKEIGEYLLTNVREVSAYNVIKGFLNIALTPEFWAERLNQALATPNYGIAEPNSGKSIMVEYSSPNTNKPLHLGHVRNNLLGNAVSRILKASGRKVYMVNLVNDRGIHICKSMIAWKLFGNGETPESTGKKGDHLVGDYYVRFDKEFRAQVKEMVAGGMEEEEAKKKAPILLQAQDLLRKWEAKDEETINLWSTMNGWVYDGFKTTYNDLGITFDRTYYESQTYLLGKELVMKGLEKGVFFKKEDGSVWIDLANDGLDQKLLLRGDGTSVYMTQDLGTAHQRFDEYTLDEHIYVVGNEQNYHFQVLRLVLKKLGFSWADSITHLSYGMVELPEGKMKSREGTVVDADELVDEMVSTARQMSEELGKLDGLTEEQATAVNRMVGLGALKYFILKVDPKKTMMFDPKESIDFNGNTGPFIQYTHARIKSLLRKAKDAGFEVPSSIGINLSLSAKELDLIKLLDLYPEIVSGAADDLSPAIIANYAYDLAKEFNQFYHDAPIIKEENEAIRKMRLALSQQIALTIKSAMNMLGIDVPEKM, from the coding sequence ATGAACGTTGAATCAATCATTTCGGATTGGTGTCTTGCAGGAGCGCAGGCGCTTTATGGAAACGAAATCGCCGCATCGCATATTCAAATCCAGAAGACCAAGAAGGATTTTGAGGGAGACTACACCCTAATTGTATTCCCTTTTGTAAAACTCGCCAGAAAGTCACCCGAGGCTATCGGAAAGGAAATAGGCGAATACCTTTTGACCAACGTTCGGGAAGTTTCAGCATACAACGTAATTAAGGGATTCCTTAATATAGCCCTCACCCCCGAGTTCTGGGCAGAACGTCTAAACCAGGCGTTGGCTACACCTAACTACGGGATTGCAGAACCCAACAGCGGCAAGTCTATCATGGTCGAGTACTCCTCGCCCAACACCAACAAGCCGCTGCACCTTGGACACGTTCGCAACAACCTACTCGGCAATGCCGTTTCGAGGATTTTGAAGGCTAGCGGCCGAAAGGTGTATATGGTAAATTTGGTAAATGACCGCGGAATCCACATCTGCAAGTCTATGATTGCCTGGAAGCTCTTCGGCAATGGAGAGACTCCAGAATCGACAGGCAAAAAGGGCGATCATCTTGTAGGCGACTACTACGTTCGCTTCGACAAGGAGTTCCGAGCTCAGGTTAAGGAGATGGTTGCAGGCGGCATGGAGGAAGAAGAGGCTAAGAAGAAGGCTCCTATCCTACTTCAGGCTCAAGACCTACTCCGCAAGTGGGAAGCAAAAGACGAAGAGACCATCAACCTTTGGAGCACGATGAACGGCTGGGTTTACGATGGCTTCAAAACGACATACAACGACCTTGGCATTACCTTCGATCGTACCTACTACGAATCACAAACCTACCTTCTAGGCAAGGAACTTGTGATGAAGGGGCTCGAGAAGGGCGTATTCTTCAAAAAGGAGGATGGCTCTGTTTGGATCGACCTTGCCAATGACGGCCTCGACCAAAAGCTGCTGCTTCGTGGCGATGGCACCTCGGTTTACATGACCCAAGACCTTGGCACCGCCCATCAGCGCTTCGACGAGTACACGCTCGACGAACACATCTACGTTGTAGGCAACGAGCAGAACTACCACTTTCAGGTGCTTCGCCTCGTGCTTAAGAAGCTTGGGTTTAGCTGGGCCGATAGCATCACCCATCTCTCATACGGCATGGTTGAGCTACCCGAAGGTAAAATGAAGTCGCGCGAAGGAACCGTTGTTGATGCCGACGAGCTAGTTGACGAAATGGTATCTACCGCACGCCAGATGTCGGAAGAGTTAGGTAAACTCGATGGCCTAACCGAAGAGCAAGCCACCGCCGTTAACCGCATGGTTGGTCTTGGAGCACTAAAATACTTTATTCTTAAGGTTGACCCTAAGAAGACCATGATGTTCGACCCCAAAGAGTCTATCGACTTTAACGGAAATACAGGACCATTTATCCAGTACACCCACGCTCGTATCAAATCGCTGCTACGAAAAGCAAAGGATGCAGGATTTGAAGTTCCATCATCAATTGGCATAAACCTTAGCCTATCGGCAAAGGAACTAGATCTCATTAAACTGCTCGACCTTTACCCAGAGATTGTGTCAGGTGCTGCAGATGATCTTTCGCCTGCGATCATCGCCAACTACGCATACGACTTGGCGAAAGAGTTCAACCAGTTCTACCACGATGCGCCAATCATTAAGGAGGAGAACGAAGCTATTCGTAAGATGCGCCTTGCCCTTTCGCAGCAAATCGCACTTACCATTAAAAGTGCAATGAATATGCTGGGGATTGACGTTCCTGAGAAGATGTAA
- a CDS encoding CorA family divalent cation transporter gives MTNSVKETKFDTFDWIDLISPTNEELQEITAQHKLNYFLVSDSMEPGHLPKIEQHDGFTFIILRAYIAQLGDNVTTVHELSGKVAFFISEGLLITVHRSNFPFLLDIKDTLDSSIDIHQLVIHIFNHIVDSYVEPASWHSNHIDEVEKIIFLKNLKRVSQEDLYFQKAELRISKKLLLLTQAVLNQYAIQQEHQTALQDVKDSLVRLILEYEEALDDSSSLMNTYLTLTAQRSNDVMKLLTIFSAFFLPLTFIVGVYGMNFEVMPELKWRYGYLFVVLLMVAISLITYFWFRRRRIL, from the coding sequence ATGACAAACAGCGTAAAGGAAACCAAGTTTGACACCTTCGATTGGATTGACCTGATTTCGCCAACCAACGAGGAGCTGCAGGAGATAACAGCCCAGCATAAGCTCAACTACTTTCTGGTATCCGACAGCATGGAGCCGGGACACCTGCCCAAAATAGAGCAGCACGATGGCTTTACCTTTATCATACTCCGCGCCTACATTGCCCAGCTGGGGGATAATGTTACAACGGTTCACGAACTGTCGGGGAAGGTGGCTTTCTTCATCAGTGAAGGGCTGCTGATCACGGTGCATCGCTCCAACTTCCCATTTCTTTTGGACATCAAGGATACGCTGGACTCGTCGATCGACATCCACCAGCTGGTGATCCATATCTTCAACCATATCGTAGATTCGTACGTTGAGCCAGCCAGCTGGCACTCCAACCATATCGACGAGGTTGAGAAAATCATCTTTCTAAAGAATCTAAAGCGGGTGTCGCAGGAGGATCTATACTTCCAGAAGGCGGAGCTCCGCATCAGCAAAAAACTGCTGCTGCTTACTCAGGCGGTGCTCAATCAGTATGCCATCCAGCAGGAGCACCAAACGGCGCTGCAGGATGTTAAGGATTCGCTGGTGCGGCTGATCTTGGAGTACGAGGAGGCGCTTGACGATAGCAGCAGCTTGATGAATACCTACCTTACGCTTACCGCTCAACGGAGCAACGACGTGATGAAGCTGCTCACCATCTTTTCGGCATTCTTCCTGCCGCTAACGTTTATCGTGGGCGTTTACGGGATGAACTTCGAGGTGATGCCCGAGCTCAAGTGGCGCTACGGCTACCTCTTTGTGGTGCTGCTTATGGTGGCGATATCGCTGATAACCTACTTCTGGTTTAGGCGGAGGAGGATTCTGTAG
- a CDS encoding head GIN domain-containing protein has translation MKVAFKVILFAFGLIITSCVKEEVGPGDVTAVKRIGIGYFDKLKVEDGFQVEVVRGSHIEVVVEAPDGYQDNIHTDISGTGELNIYLDKAIMPQDVKHKRVLITMPVLSSITAWGGSEVYTTGIFNPTKFKIDADGGSYVETNIATDELKVVASAGSEVKPYGEAGSLYVDELSGNSKLYGFRLLTSLSDLNLLGGSEAQVTAVDKLVVTASDASIVKYAGHPNIVYSLTGGSLLIDAN, from the coding sequence ATGAAGGTAGCATTTAAGGTTATACTCTTTGCTTTCGGGCTGATCATTACCTCTTGCGTGAAAGAGGAGGTTGGTCCCGGCGATGTAACCGCTGTAAAGCGGATAGGAATTGGCTACTTCGACAAGCTGAAGGTTGAAGATGGCTTTCAGGTAGAAGTTGTTAGAGGCAGCCACATAGAGGTCGTAGTAGAAGCCCCCGATGGCTACCAGGACAACATACACACCGATATAAGCGGAACTGGCGAGCTCAACATCTACCTCGATAAGGCAATAATGCCTCAAGATGTAAAGCATAAGCGGGTGCTGATAACCATGCCGGTGCTCAGCTCCATCACCGCTTGGGGAGGCTCCGAGGTATACACAACAGGCATCTTTAATCCGACGAAGTTCAAAATTGATGCTGATGGTGGCAGCTACGTCGAAACCAACATCGCCACCGACGAGCTGAAGGTGGTGGCCAGCGCAGGCTCCGAGGTAAAGCCCTACGGCGAAGCTGGCAGCCTTTATGTTGATGAGCTATCGGGCAACAGCAAGCTGTACGGCTTTAGGCTGCTCACCAGCCTTAGCGACCTGAATCTACTGGGAGGCAGCGAGGCACAGGTAACAGCTGTAGATAAGCTGGTGGTTACGGCATCGGACGCAAGCATTGTAAAGTATGCGGGGCACCCCAACATCGTGTATTCGCTAACGGGAGGCTCCCTGCTTATTGACGCCAACTAG
- a CDS encoding superoxide dismutase — protein MVKQLVFLASLALALSTASAQNGQVKLKYGYADLEPYIDSTTVRIHYSAHHAAYAANLSKTLESYPDLTGMPLMMLLRNISTLPQPIQQAVRNNGGGVYNHNLYFESLTAPSNSVMPDELKAILEKQYGSVEAFKAAMEKAALSRFGSGWAWLLVYPNGTLAITTTANQDAPFMDVALTEVYPIFNIDVWEHAYYLKYRNKRADYLANLWKVVDWRQLYSSYLKAIGQ, from the coding sequence ATGGTAAAACAACTGGTATTTCTGGCATCGTTAGCGCTTGCTCTTTCTACGGCAAGCGCACAAAACGGACAGGTTAAGCTGAAGTATGGCTATGCCGACCTTGAGCCCTACATCGACTCCACCACCGTTCGCATACATTACTCGGCGCATCATGCCGCCTACGCAGCCAACCTGAGCAAGACGCTCGAAAGCTACCCCGACCTAACGGGAATGCCGCTAATGATGCTGCTGCGCAACATCAGCACCCTACCTCAGCCTATTCAGCAGGCGGTACGCAACAACGGCGGCGGAGTTTACAACCACAACCTCTACTTCGAAAGCCTCACGGCACCATCCAACAGCGTGATGCCCGATGAGCTCAAGGCAATACTGGAGAAGCAGTACGGCAGCGTTGAAGCGTTTAAGGCCGCGATGGAGAAGGCGGCGCTATCGCGCTTCGGCTCGGGATGGGCATGGCTGCTCGTTTATCCCAACGGCACGCTAGCCATTACCACAACGGCCAACCAGGATGCTCCCTTCATGGATGTAGCCCTAACCGAAGTCTACCCCATCTTCAACATAGACGTATGGGAGCATGCCTACTACCTGAAGTACCGCAACAAGCGGGCCGACTACCTCGCCAACCTCTGGAAGGTGGTGGACTGGAGGCAGCTCTACAGCAGCTACCTGAAGGCCATTGGCCAGTAG
- a CDS encoding indolepyruvate oxidoreductase subunit beta, whose translation MKTDIILAGVGGQGILSIAAAIGTAAVQSNLYLKQSEVHGMSQRGGDVQSHLRISDKPIASDLIPLGKGDIIISVEPMEALRYLPYLAKGGWIVTNTTPFINIPNYPEPEKLMGTLKGLKNVIAIDADTIAKEAGSARSANMVILGAASSYLNMPIEAIEKAVVTLFERKGQEIVDANLKALHAGRDAAKAK comes from the coding sequence ATGAAAACAGATATCATACTTGCAGGCGTTGGCGGACAAGGCATCCTATCAATTGCCGCCGCTATCGGAACAGCCGCCGTGCAAAGCAACCTATACCTAAAACAGTCGGAGGTTCACGGGATGAGCCAGCGCGGTGGCGATGTGCAGTCGCACCTCCGCATCTCGGACAAGCCTATTGCATCGGACCTAATTCCGCTTGGAAAAGGCGACATCATCATCTCCGTTGAGCCAATGGAGGCGTTACGTTACCTTCCCTACCTCGCTAAAGGGGGCTGGATTGTAACCAACACCACTCCATTCATCAATATCCCCAACTATCCAGAGCCGGAAAAGCTAATGGGTACCCTGAAAGGGTTGAAGAATGTTATCGCCATCGATGCGGATACCATTGCAAAAGAAGCAGGTTCGGCACGCTCGGCTAATATGGTAATCCTTGGCGCTGCCTCATCGTACCTTAACATGCCTATTGAGGCAATAGAGAAGGCTGTAGTAACGCTTTTCGAACGTAAAGGTCAGGAAATTGTAGATGCCAACCTAAAGGCACTACATGCAGGAAGAGATGCTGCAAAGGCAAAATAA
- a CDS encoding thiamine pyrophosphate-dependent enzyme: MERKLFLGDEAIAQGAIDGGLSGLYAYPGTPSTEIMEYIQSSKEAREKNIHSLWSTNEKTAMEAALGMSYAGKRAMVCFKHVGLNVAADCFMNASITGVNGGLVVVSADDPSMHSSQNEQDSRFYSKFAMIPILEPSNQQEAYDMAYSAFELSEKFRVPVMIRITTRMAHSRAGVAPKPVKPQNGLKLPEDPRQFVLLPAIARKNYKKLLATQEPMVKDSEKSVFNQLIDAPNKKLGIIASGIAFNYLMENFDGVSPYPVLKVCQYPLPHKQVETLYNQCDELLIMEEGYPIIEEMIKGFLAVGKPIHGRLDGTLPRDGELTPAIVAKGLGMPVEEGLPVPEEVVMPRPPALCNGCGHRDVYADLLDAILEYGQGRVFADIGCYTLGALPPFNAINSCVDMGASITMAKGASDAGLVPAVAVIGDSTFAHSGMTGLLDAVIENTPITVVISDNSTTGMTGGQSSNAYGRLVSICTGLGVHPDHIRVIVPLKKNHEENLRIIKEELAYNGVSVIIPQRECIQTAARRKKAEAKSNE, from the coding sequence ATGGAAAGAAAGCTTTTCCTAGGTGATGAAGCAATAGCCCAAGGTGCAATAGACGGCGGTCTATCAGGTCTATACGCCTACCCTGGCACTCCATCAACCGAGATTATGGAGTACATCCAAAGTTCGAAAGAAGCTCGCGAAAAGAACATCCACAGCCTATGGTCGACCAACGAAAAGACGGCAATGGAAGCCGCTTTGGGAATGTCGTATGCCGGGAAACGAGCAATGGTGTGCTTTAAGCACGTTGGTCTTAATGTTGCGGCCGATTGCTTTATGAATGCATCTATTACCGGTGTAAACGGTGGTTTAGTGGTGGTTTCGGCTGACGACCCATCAATGCACTCATCTCAAAACGAGCAGGATTCGCGCTTCTACTCAAAATTTGCAATGATTCCTATCCTCGAGCCATCTAACCAGCAGGAGGCTTACGATATGGCCTACTCTGCATTCGAGTTAAGCGAGAAGTTTAGGGTTCCCGTGATGATTCGTATCACAACCCGCATGGCCCACTCGCGTGCAGGGGTTGCCCCAAAGCCTGTGAAACCACAGAACGGACTTAAGTTACCAGAAGATCCACGCCAATTTGTGCTATTACCAGCCATTGCTCGTAAGAACTACAAAAAGCTTCTTGCCACACAAGAGCCAATGGTAAAGGATTCCGAAAAGTCTGTATTCAACCAGCTAATTGATGCTCCAAACAAGAAGTTAGGAATTATTGCTTCAGGTATTGCGTTCAACTACCTGATGGAAAACTTCGATGGAGTTTCTCCATATCCAGTACTAAAGGTTTGCCAATACCCTCTTCCCCACAAACAGGTAGAAACTCTATACAACCAATGCGACGAACTTCTTATCATGGAGGAAGGTTATCCTATTATCGAGGAAATGATTAAAGGATTCCTTGCAGTTGGCAAACCAATTCATGGTCGCTTGGATGGAACTTTACCCCGCGATGGCGAGCTAACTCCTGCTATTGTTGCTAAAGGTTTAGGAATGCCCGTAGAAGAGGGCCTACCTGTACCTGAAGAAGTGGTAATGCCACGCCCACCTGCACTATGCAACGGCTGTGGTCACCGCGACGTTTACGCTGATTTGCTTGATGCAATCCTTGAGTATGGACAAGGTCGCGTATTTGCCGACATAGGCTGCTACACGCTTGGCGCATTGCCTCCATTCAACGCCATCAACAGCTGCGTGGATATGGGCGCCTCTATCACCATGGCTAAGGGCGCTTCTGATGCCGGACTTGTTCCTGCGGTTGCCGTGATTGGAGACTCTACGTTTGCTCACTCAGGAATGACAGGCTTGCTTGATGCTGTTATCGAAAACACGCCTATCACCGTTGTTATTTCCGACAACTCTACTACCGGGATGACCGGTGGACAATCGTCGAATGCATACGGACGATTGGTAAGCATCTGTACCGGTCTTGGCGTTCATCCCGATCATATCCGTGTGATAGTTCCTCTTAAGAAGAATCACGAGGAAAACCTTCGCATTATTAAGGAAGAGCTTGCCTACAACGGCGTGTCGGTTATCATTCCACAGCGCGAGTGCATCCAAACCGCAGCACGTAGAAAGAAAGCTGAGGCTAAATCAAACGAGTAA
- a CDS encoding secondary thiamine-phosphate synthase enzyme YjbQ: MVAQVEIVLPPYPKGFHLVTRTIEEKVAPLLPESGLLNLFIHHTSAAISINENADPSVRTDFETFVNSWIPENYPQYTHTDEGSDDMPAHIKSSTFGASINIPIANHRLKLGTWQGIYLCEFRRQGGSRRITATILY, from the coding sequence ATGGTCGCTCAGGTTGAGATAGTACTTCCACCATACCCTAAAGGGTTTCATTTAGTCACAAGAACTATTGAGGAGAAGGTTGCCCCCTTGCTACCCGAAAGTGGACTGCTCAACCTATTTATACACCACACATCGGCAGCGATATCCATTAACGAGAACGCCGACCCGTCGGTTCGTACCGATTTCGAAACATTTGTCAACAGCTGGATACCCGAAAACTACCCGCAATACACCCATACCGACGAGGGCTCGGACGATATGCCAGCCCATATAAAATCCTCTACATTTGGGGCATCCATCAACATCCCAATAGCCAACCATCGGCTTAAGTTGGGGACCTGGCAGGGCATCTACCTCTGCGAATTTCGTCGTCAGGGAGGGAGTAGAAGAATTACAGCTACAATTCTCTACTAA
- a CDS encoding nitric-oxide reductase large subunit produces MKTKKLWFGFISILVVCFGVLGFYGHEIYREKPPIPEKVVADNGTVLFTAQQIKDGQNVWQSIGGQEVGTVWGHGAYLAPDWSADWLHKEAMFILDSWAQKDYASSYRKLSAEQQAALKVRLQKMLRTNTYDSNTGILKISDERAAAIKYISAHYAGLFMDNPALDKERSNYAIPANSIKDAVRMHEMNAFFFWAAWACVTERPGSAISYTNNWPPDETIGNTPSPGINLWTGFSVIMLLVAIGLLAYYYAQNKSDELDKSLLPKNDPLVGLNPTASMKATLKYFWIVVALILVQVLMGVITAHYGVEGKGFYGLRLDAILPYAASRTWHIQLAIFWIATSWLATGLYIAPAVSGIEPKYQRLGVNFLFFALLIIVAGSLAGEWMGIMQKMGLVQNFWFGHQGYEYVDLGRFWQIFLFIGLVIWLILMFRALLPALRKPSENRQLLFMFLIASIAIAAFYGAGLMWGQQTHLSIAEYWRWWVVHLWVEGFFEVFATVVAAFLFVRMGLLNIRYATTGILFSTIVYLSGGIIGTFHHLYFSGTPTAVIALGATFSALEVVPLVFMGFEAYHNLRISRATLWVTTYKWPIYFLISVSFWNLVGAGLFGFLINPPIALYYMQGLNTTPIHGHAALFGVYGMLGIGLMLFVLKGLTQKYEWKDRTISFAFWSMNIGLLLMLLLSLLPVGILQTIASIKHGMWYARSADFMQQPEMQTLRWLRVVGDTIFAFGALALAWFVVGLKTGWSINKEHKENQ; encoded by the coding sequence ATGAAAACAAAAAAACTCTGGTTCGGATTCATTTCAATTCTTGTTGTTTGCTTTGGAGTCCTTGGCTTTTACGGTCATGAGATTTATAGAGAAAAACCTCCGATTCCGGAGAAGGTAGTTGCCGACAATGGGACCGTTCTATTCACCGCACAGCAAATAAAAGACGGTCAGAATGTATGGCAATCCATAGGAGGGCAGGAAGTTGGCACTGTCTGGGGGCACGGAGCATATTTAGCACCAGATTGGTCGGCGGATTGGCTGCATAAAGAAGCAATGTTTATTCTCGATAGTTGGGCGCAAAAAGATTATGCTTCTTCATATCGTAAGCTTAGTGCCGAACAACAGGCTGCTCTTAAAGTTAGGCTGCAAAAGATGCTTCGGACGAATACCTATGATAGCAATACAGGCATTCTGAAAATTTCGGATGAACGGGCAGCAGCAATTAAATATATTAGCGCGCATTACGCAGGTCTTTTTATGGATAATCCAGCGCTTGACAAGGAAAGATCGAACTATGCAATACCAGCAAATTCCATTAAGGACGCAGTAAGAATGCATGAAATGAATGCTTTCTTTTTCTGGGCAGCATGGGCATGTGTTACAGAGAGGCCGGGAAGCGCAATATCATATACTAACAACTGGCCACCTGATGAAACGATTGGAAACACTCCTTCACCGGGTATTAACCTATGGACAGGCTTCAGCGTAATCATGCTACTTGTTGCTATCGGGTTGCTGGCATACTATTATGCGCAAAACAAGTCGGATGAACTTGATAAATCGCTGTTGCCTAAAAATGATCCTTTAGTTGGCCTCAATCCTACAGCCTCTATGAAGGCAACGTTGAAGTATTTCTGGATTGTAGTCGCACTTATTCTTGTTCAGGTATTGATGGGCGTTATTACAGCGCATTATGGTGTAGAAGGAAAAGGATTTTACGGTTTGAGGTTAGATGCAATACTTCCTTATGCTGCATCGCGTACATGGCATATTCAGTTGGCGATATTTTGGATTGCAACTTCGTGGCTGGCTACCGGATTATACATTGCTCCTGCTGTATCAGGGATTGAACCGAAGTACCAAAGGTTGGGGGTGAATTTCTTATTTTTTGCACTTCTCATTATTGTAGCCGGTTCCCTTGCTGGTGAATGGATGGGAATAATGCAGAAAATGGGACTCGTTCAAAATTTCTGGTTTGGTCACCAAGGATATGAATATGTCGATCTTGGCAGATTCTGGCAGATCTTTCTTTTTATTGGTCTTGTCATTTGGCTCATTCTGATGTTCCGTGCGCTGTTGCCAGCATTAAGGAAGCCTTCAGAGAATAGGCAGCTGCTATTTATGTTTTTAATCGCATCAATAGCCATTGCTGCATTTTATGGGGCTGGACTCATGTGGGGGCAGCAAACGCATTTGTCCATTGCAGAATACTGGAGATGGTGGGTTGTTCACCTTTGGGTAGAAGGTTTCTTCGAGGTGTTTGCAACAGTTGTAGCTGCTTTTTTATTTGTAAGAATGGGGCTACTGAATATAAGGTATGCAACAACGGGGATTTTATTTTCCACCATTGTTTACCTGAGCGGTGGTATTATCGGAACCTTTCATCATCTATATTTTTCGGGTACGCCTACTGCTGTAATTGCGCTGGGGGCCACGTTCAGTGCGCTTGAGGTAGTGCCATTGGTTTTTATGGGTTTCGAAGCGTACCATAACTTAAGGATTAGCCGGGCTACACTTTGGGTAACAACCTACAAATGGCCCATCTACTTTTTAATCTCGGTAAGCTTCTGGAATCTTGTTGGTGCAGGATTATTCGGTTTCCTTATCAATCCTCCCATTGCACTATACTATATGCAGGGGCTCAATACTACACCTATCCATGGGCATGCTGCTTTGTTTGGTGTATACGGGATGTTGGGTATTGGATTAATGCTTTTTGTCTTGAAAGGGCTTACGCAGAAGTATGAATGGAAAGACAGAACTATCAGCTTTGCATTCTGGTCGATGAATATTGGATTGCTGCTGATGCTGCTGTTAAGCCTTCTTCCGGTGGGAATACTGCAGACCATCGCCAGCATTAAGCATGGCATGTGGTATGCACGTTCGGCAGATTTTATGCAGCAGCCCGAAATGCAAACTCTCCGCTGGCTAAGGGTAGTTGGCGATACCATTTTTGCTTTCGGGGCTTTAGCCCTTGCCTGGTTTGTTGTCGGACTGAAAACAGGATGGTCTATCAATAAAGAACATAAAGAAAATCAATAA
- a CDS encoding hemerythrin domain-containing protein: MKATQQLKDEHEGIKLMLKIMEKISIAIEQGKEPNVAHYERIVDFLKGFADKCHHGKEEDILFPELEKHGIPNEGGPVGVMLSEHRKGREYIKALADALEDLKAGNKNAAKGIVEASAGYVQLLRNHIEKENNVLFMMADKVLDEKEQSEIYEAFERLEIEKIGAGKHEEYHKLLKELKDAYL, encoded by the coding sequence ATGAAGGCTACACAACAGCTGAAAGACGAGCACGAAGGCATTAAGCTAATGCTTAAGATTATGGAAAAAATCTCCATAGCTATTGAGCAGGGCAAAGAGCCAAATGTTGCCCATTACGAGAGGATCGTCGATTTCCTAAAAGGCTTTGCCGATAAATGCCATCACGGGAAGGAAGAGGATATTCTATTCCCTGAGTTGGAAAAGCATGGCATACCTAACGAAGGTGGTCCGGTTGGAGTAATGCTTAGCGAGCATCGGAAGGGAAGAGAGTATATTAAGGCGCTAGCGGATGCTCTTGAAGACCTTAAGGCTGGCAACAAGAATGCAGCCAAGGGTATTGTTGAAGCATCAGCGGGATATGTTCAACTCCTCAGGAATCATATCGAAAAGGAAAACAATGTTCTTTTTATGATGGCCGACAAGGTGCTGGATGAAAAGGAGCAATCGGAAATATATGAAGCCTTCGAAAGGCTGGAAATCGAAAAGATTGGCGCAGGTAAGCACGAAGAGTATCATAAGCTGCTAAAGGAGCTTAAAGATGCGTATCTTTAA
- a CDS encoding ferredoxin, which yields MAISKVWVEDGCTACGLCADVCPEVFVIEDVSTVIEGVRYSDYEAQIKDAADGCPVEVIKYSE from the coding sequence ATGGCAATATCAAAAGTATGGGTAGAGGACGGTTGCACGGCTTGTGGGCTATGTGCAGATGTTTGTCCAGAGGTATTTGTTATCGAAGATGTATCAACGGTAATCGAAGGTGTTCGCTATTCCGATTACGAAGCGCAGATTAAGGATGCAGCCGACGGTTGTCCTGTAGAGGTAATTAAGTACTCGGAGTAG
- a CDS encoding dihydroorotate dehydrogenase-like protein, translated as MKNLKTKYMGIELDNPIILGACNMAKHLDVLKKAEEHGVAAIVYRSLFEEQIQLERLQMDEELTEFNDIYAEMLTIHPNIKFAGCEEHLLNIRKAKESLSIPIIASLNAINEDTWIEYAKLLCETGVDGIELNLYQSPSDFNKEAKDIEEEQINIVNKIKQNISIPVSVKLSPDYTNILNYIKKLDGVGVDAFVLFNSFFQPNIDIMKEKHVKSINYSKEGDFKQSLKYTGLLFDNIHADICSSHGVSTGEDVIKLILSGSSCVQVVSTVYKHGLTQIGTIKKELEDWMDRKNYSSIEEFRGKLSKNKLDSNSFVYRRAQYVDLLMNSENIFGDSL; from the coding sequence ATGAAAAATCTTAAAACAAAGTACATGGGGATAGAATTAGATAACCCCATCATTTTAGGAGCCTGTAATATGGCAAAACATTTGGATGTGCTTAAAAAGGCTGAAGAACATGGTGTCGCTGCAATTGTTTATAGATCCTTATTCGAAGAGCAAATACAGCTGGAAAGATTACAGATGGATGAGGAGTTAACTGAATTCAACGATATATATGCGGAAATGCTTACAATTCACCCCAATATTAAATTTGCAGGGTGTGAAGAGCACTTGTTGAATATCAGGAAGGCAAAGGAGAGTTTGTCTATTCCGATTATTGCCAGCCTTAATGCAATCAATGAAGATACCTGGATAGAATATGCCAAATTATTATGTGAGACTGGAGTTGATGGAATTGAGCTGAATTTATACCAAAGTCCTTCAGATTTCAATAAAGAGGCAAAAGATATTGAAGAGGAACAGATCAATATTGTAAATAAAATCAAGCAAAACATCTCAATACCAGTAAGCGTAAAATTAAGCCCAGACTATACGAATATTCTGAATTATATTAAAAAGTTGGATGGGGTCGGAGTTGATGCCTTTGTTCTATTTAATTCATTCTTCCAGCCGAATATTGATATCATGAAAGAGAAACATGTCAAATCAATCAATTACAGTAAAGAAGGCGATTTTAAGCAATCTTTGAAGTATACGGGATTGTTATTCGATAATATTCATGCCGACATATGTAGCAGTCATGGAGTATCAACAGGTGAAGATGTTATCAAACTTATATTATCAGGTTCATCTTGCGTACAGGTAGTCAGTACGGTATACAAGCATGGCTTGACACAAATTGGTACTATAAAGAAAGAGTTGGAGGATTGGATGGATCGTAAAAATTATAGTAGTATCGAAGAGTTTAGAGGGAAGCTGTCAAAAAACAAGCTCGATAGTAATTCATTTGTTTATAGGAGAGCACAGTATGTCGATCTGTTGATGAATTCCGAGAACATTTTTGGCGATTCCCTATAA